The DNA sequence GTACTCTTTTTATTGCAGGAAGCAAGTGCAATGTCTTGGAAAGTATTTAAGCATGAGTTTAATTTGGAGCTGCTTTAAGTGGTTCTTCAGTGGTATTGGAGATTCATGTGGGTTTGACAACTTTCCTAGCCTTGGATTGACACTTTTTAAGAACACGTAcgtatcttctttttttctttgtctgaTTCTTTTATTGAGTCTAATTCCCTTCCCCTTTCATCCCCTCCCTTCACCCCCCTGCAACACCATTTTCACCCCACTTAATTATAAGTTGAGGTAGCTAACACTACTTTGGTGGAGCCACTGGCGGTAGCTGGTGATGAGAAACAAAGGACTTTGTTTATGAATTAGAAGTAAAGCTGTCTGTATTTACATGTTTCGCTATGTGCAGGTTTTATTTCGACTTCAGTCCTACTTATGTCGGATGTGGTCTTATTTGCCCTCACATAGTCAACTGCTCAGTACTTCTTGGGGCTATCATATCATGGGGTTTCCTTTGGCCTCTCATATCCCAACATGCTGGGCACTGGTATCCAGCTGACCTTGGTAGCAATGATTTCAAAGGTCTTTATGGATATAAGGTATTGTGGAATCATTTTTGTTGGGGGCAACACTACCATCATTATAGCAATAATCTTGATTATATTTGAGGTTTGGCTCAATCCATAATGTTTGTTTACAGGTCTTCATAGCTATTGCCCTTATTTTGGGGGATGGTCTATACAATTTGATCAAGATTATAGCCATTACCATCAAGGAAATATGCAATAAAAGTAGTATACAGAGCAATCttcctttggttaaagaaaaGTTGGGTGAGTATTCATATGATGTCTAATATTCATGGATAATTTATTTGACACCCTTTAGTTCTTCACATTGAATCATATACGGAAGGCATTAGTTCAGTGTTGAACTTTTTTCCCCCCTCTTCTTAGCTTGTAGTAGTTATCTAGTAATCTGGATTGAGTTGTGACGTAAGGGCATAACTGGCTTAAACATCGTTGTCATTTAATATTGTTATTGCAATTAGGAATGCTAAAGTAAATTATTTGACTTAAGAGTAGCACTCTATATGTATTTACTGCACAGGCATACTGTGTGGTTTTTTCTGCTAGATATAGATAAAGAGAACTTAAATTGAGTTCTGATAGTTGAGCCAaaactaattttaattttaggtCCTGAGTCAAGTTAATTGTTCAAGGCAGATTTCATTGGTTAAATTATCTGATCAGTATCTTCTGAACTCTACATTTATTGTCTAGTTAttctttgtgggatgaatatgTTTTCTGCTGAAGATTAATAGTTGTTATGTGCTTAGCAGATGGTGAGAGTTCTGAAGTAACCCTGGAACAAAAAAAGAGGGATGAGGTATTTCTCAAGGATAGAATACCAAACTGGGTTGCCGGTTCTGGATATGTGGCCCTGGTGGCAATATCGACAGCAACAATGCCAATTATCTTTCCGCCTCTCAAATGGTATTTGGTGCTGTGCTCATACATCCTTGCTCCTGCTCTTGCCTTTTGCAACTCCTATGGCACTGGCCTCACAGACTGGAGTTTAGCTTCAACTTATGGGAAAATAGGTCTTTTCATCATTGCTTCATTAGTGGGAAGTGATGGTGGGGTTATAGCTGGTTTAGCTGCTTGTGGGGTGATGATGTCCATTGTCTCTACCGCAGCCGATCTCATGCAAGACTTCAAGACAGGTTACCTCACCATGTCCTCGGCCAAGTCTATGTTTATCAGCCAGTTAGTGGGAACAGCCATGGGTTGTGTGATAGCTCCATTAACATTTTGGTTGTTTTGGACTGCTTTTGATATTGGCTCACCTGATGGTCCGTACAAAGCACCATATGCTGTAATATTCAGGGAAATGGCAATTTTAGGTATTGAAGGCTTCTCCGAGCTGCCAAAGCACTGCTTGGCTATGTGTTGCGGTTTCTTTGTGGCTGCTTTGGTGATAAACCTCTTGAGGGACGTGACTCCTAAGAAGGTATCCCAATATATTCCTATTCCAATGGCTATGGCAGTCCCATTCTACATCGGAGCCTACTTTGCCATTGATATGTTTGTCGGGACAGTGATATTGTTTATATGGGAGCGAATGAATAGGCAGAATTCAGAGGATTTTGCAGGGGCAGTCGCTTCGGGTCTAATATGCGGTGATGGGATTTGGACAATTCCATCCGCGATCCTCTCTATCTTCAAGGTCAATCCACCCATCTGCATGTACTTTGGGCCTTCTTGGAGCAGCTAGCTGGTGTTGTGATTGTAACTTGTAAGTTGGAACTGAAAAGTTGTTGTATTGTTTCAACTCACCTGGCTGTCTAGGTTGGCTGGTTAGACTTTGTAAATACATAAATATGTATGATTTATTGGGG is a window from the Rosa chinensis cultivar Old Blush chromosome 2, RchiOBHm-V2, whole genome shotgun sequence genome containing:
- the LOC112187314 gene encoding probable metal-nicotianamine transporter YSL6 isoform X2, whose translation is MGTETTSVEISEPLLVDDSDKIKAVVEEDRLPEWKEQITVRGLVVSAVLGTLFCIITHKLNLTVGIIPSLNVAAGLLGFFFVKSWTGFLAQLGFQVKPFTRQENTVIQTCVVACYGLAFSGGFGSYLVAMDERTYKLIGEDYPGNRAEDVINPSLWWMTGFLVVVSFLGLFSLVPLRKVMVMDYKLTYPSGTATAMLINSFHTKSGAELAGKQVQCLGKYLSMSLIWSCFKWFFSGIGDSCGFDNFPSLGLTLFKNTFYFDFSPTYVGCGLICPHIVNCSVLLGAIISWGFLWPLISQHAGHWYPADLGSNDFKGLYGYKVFIAIALILGDGLYNLIKIIAITIKEICNKSSIQSNLPLVKEKLDGESSEVTLEQKKRDEVFLKDRIPNWVAGSGYVALVAISTATMPIIFPPLKWYLVLCSYILAPALAFCNSYGTGLTDWSLASTYGKIGLFIIASLVGSDGGVIAGLAACGVMMSIVSTAADLMQDFKTGYLTMSSAKSMFISQLVGTAMGCVIAPLTFWLFWTAFDIGSPDGPYKAPYAVIFREMAILGIEGFSELPKHCLAMCCGFFVAALVINLLRDVTPKKVSQYIPIPMAMAVPFYIGAYFAIDMFVGTVILFIWERMNRQNSEDFAGAVASGLICGDGIWTIPSAILSIFKVNPPICMYFGPSWSS
- the LOC112187314 gene encoding probable metal-nicotianamine transporter YSL6 isoform X1, whose product is MGTETTSVEISEPLLVDDSDKIKAVVEEDRLPEWKEQITVRGLVVSAVLGTLFCIITHKLNLTVGIIPSLNVAAGLLGFFFVKSWTGFLAQLGFQVKPFTRQENTVIQTCVVACYGLAFSGGFGSYLVAMDERTYKLIGEDYPGNRAEDVINPSLWWMTGFLVVVSFLGLFSLVPLRKVMVMDYKLTYPSGTATAMLINSFHTKSGAELAGKQVQCLGKYLSMSLIWSCFKWFFSGIGDSCGFDNFPSLGLTLFKNTFYFDFSPTYVGCGLICPHIVNCSVLLGAIISWGFLWPLISQHAGHWYPADLGSNDFKGLYGYKVFIAIALILGDGLYNLIKIIAITIKEICNKSSIQSNLPLVKEKLADGESSEVTLEQKKRDEVFLKDRIPNWVAGSGYVALVAISTATMPIIFPPLKWYLVLCSYILAPALAFCNSYGTGLTDWSLASTYGKIGLFIIASLVGSDGGVIAGLAACGVMMSIVSTAADLMQDFKTGYLTMSSAKSMFISQLVGTAMGCVIAPLTFWLFWTAFDIGSPDGPYKAPYAVIFREMAILGIEGFSELPKHCLAMCCGFFVAALVINLLRDVTPKKVSQYIPIPMAMAVPFYIGAYFAIDMFVGTVILFIWERMNRQNSEDFAGAVASGLICGDGIWTIPSAILSIFKVNPPICMYFGPSWSS